The proteins below are encoded in one region of Hordeum vulgare subsp. vulgare chromosome 3H, MorexV3_pseudomolecules_assembly, whole genome shotgun sequence:
- the LOC123440869 gene encoding 4-coumarate--CoA ligase-like 7: protein MPSSAHAAMDARTGYCPTTKSFLSLRAPLPLPLPPADVPLTFPAFALSLLPSPLPAHPALLDAATSEAISYPAFLSQVRTLVGALRTRVLPLGRGDVAFVLAPARLDVPVLYFALLAAGVVVSPANPALTAGEVSRLVSLSGASVAFAVASTAAKLPAGLPAILLDSPHFRSLLRSSNHVDVENQSEPLHAGAVRQSATATILYSSGTTGRVKAAAVPHRSFIARAAGFHALHVKSGKANERTLMGAPMFHSMGFFFTLNGLAQGSTIVVMTGPAARAGLRGMLEAARRWEVTEITAAPPVVLGMAKDGGCRLSSLLRVICGGAPLPGSVAEQFLRRFPHVDLCMGYGSTEAGGISLMMDRDECSRIGSAGRISLNVVAKIVDMVTGEPLSVGQKGELWVRGPAIMTGYIGDDEANAAAFDSEGWLKTGDLCYIDQDGFLFVVDRLKELIKYKAYQVAPAELELVLQSLPGIVDAAVMPYPHEEAGEVPMALVVRQPGSKVTEAQVMEHVAKQVAPYKKVRKVLFVDSIPKSPAGKILRRQLSAHMRSCPASRL, encoded by the exons ATGCCGTCCAGCGCCCACGCCGCCATGGACGCCCGCACCGGCTACTGCCCGACAACCAAGTCGTTCCTCAGCCTCCGCGCGCcgttgccgctgccgctgccgccagCGGACGTCCCACTCACGTTCCCGGCCTTTGCGCTGTCGCTGCTGCCGTCCCCTCTGCCCGCCCACCCCGCGCTCCTCGACGCCGCCACCAGCGAGGCCATCTCCTACCCGGCGTTCCTGTCCCAGGTGCGCACGCTCGTTGGCGCTCTGCGTACGCGCGTGCTACCGCTCGGCCGCGGCGACGTGGCCTTCGTCCTCGCCCCCGCGCGGCTCGACGTGCCCGTGCTCTACTTCGCGCTCCTTGCCGCCGGCGTGGTCGTGTCCCCGGCCAACCCGgccctcaccgccggcgaggtgtCCCGCCTCGTCTCCCTGTCTGGCGCGTCCGTCGCCTTCGCTGTCGCCTCCACCGCCGCCAAGCTCCCCGCCGGCCTCCCCGCCATCCTCCTCGACTCCCCGCACTTCCGCTCCCTCTTGCGCAGCAGCAACCATGTGGATGTGGAGAACCAGTCGGAGCCGCTGCACGCCGGAGCAGTGCGCCAGTCAGCGACAGCGACGATCCTCTACTCCTCCGGCACGACGGGGCGGGTGAAGGCGGCGGCGGTGCCGCACCGGAGCTTCATCGCGAGGGCGGCGGGGTTCCACGCCCTGCACGTCAAGTCGGGGAAGGCCAACGAGAGGACTCTGATGGGCGCCCCCATGTTCCACTCCATGGGTTTCTTCTTCACGCTCAACGGGCTGGCGCAGGGGTCTACCATTGTTGTGATGACGGGCCCGGCCGCGCGGGCGGGGTTGAGGGGAATGCTGGAGGCAGCGCGGCGGTGGGAGGTGACGGAGATAACGGCGGCGCCTCCCGTGGTGCTGGGGATGGCAAAGGACGGTGGTTGTCGGCTGTCGAGTCTGCTGCGGGTGATCTGCGGCGGCGCCCCTCTGCCGGGATCGGTGGCGGAGCAGTTCCTGCGGCGGTTCCCCCACGTGGATCTGTGCATG GGTTATGGCTCAACAGAGGCTGGGGGCATATCCTTGATGATGGACCGGGACGAGTGCTCCCGCATAGGCTCCGCCGGCCGCATCTCCCTCAACGTTGTGGCGAAGATCGTCGACATGGTCACCGGAGAGCCCTTGTCGGTGGGGCAGAAGGGGGAGCTGTGGGTGAGAGGCCCTGCCATCATGACAG GCTACATAGGTGACGACGAGGCGAACGCGGCCGCTTTCGATTCGGAAGGCTGGCTGAAGACCGGCGACCTTTGCTACATTGATCAGGACGGGTTTCTGTTCGTGGTGGACAGGCTCAAGGAGCTCATCAAGTACAAGGCCTATCAG GTCGCACCTGCAGAGCTGGAGCTTGTCCTGCAATCTTTGCCAGGGATCGTCGATGCCGCAGTTATGCC TTATCCTCACGAAGAGGCAGGAGAGGTACCCATGGCGCTCGTGGTGAGGCAACCCGGGAGCAAGGTCACTGAGGCACAGGTCATGGAGCACGTAGCGAAGCAGGTCGCGCCGTACAAGAAGGTGCGCAAGGTGCTGTTCGTCGACTCCATTCCGAAATCGCCGGCCGGAAAGATCTTGAGGAGGCAGTTGTCAGCCCATATGCGGTCTTGCCCTGCGTCCAGACTCTGA